The genomic region TTCCGCCGGAGGGCAATTCTCGAATGGGTGTGGAAGTGGCTGGCTCCCAGACCTTTACGAGTCCGTCCTGGCCCGCTGTGGCGAACCGTGTACTATCGAAACGCCATGCCAGCGAGGTGGCACCCAGGGTGTGCGAACCAAGGCGCAGCGACTGCTCCCGTTGATGAGCGTTCAATAGAACCAGCACTTGCCCCTCGACGGTCACCGCCGCAAGCGATTGTCCATTGGGGGACCAAGCCAAGTCGATGATGTACTCGTCACCCTCATGGTGCCACAACTCGCGCATCTCGCGCGGCCCGGTCTTCGTTTTGCTTAAACCAAACATGCATTGAACCCCGCATTGAGCTCCTCGCGATCAAGATTCCGGCCGATGAAGATCAAGGTGTTGTGGCGTGGCTCGTCGCCCCAGGGGCGATCTTCGCGACCATCGAATAACATATGCACGCCCTGAAACACGTAGCGTTCCGGCATCCCCTCGAAGCTCAAGATACCTTTCATGCGAAAAATGTCAGTTCCCTTGGTCGCCAATAGCTCACGCAACCAGCCCTGAAATCGCTTCAATTCGAGATTACCCGGCGTCGTAATCCCCACGGAGGTGACCTCTTCATCATGTTCGTGATCTGGCTTGTATCCGCGAGTGTGTAACGGCGCGATCCGAGCTCCGTTGGCATCCACGACATAAGCCTGGAACTCGTCCGGATGATGCTCTGTAAAGAGGGCATACGCGCCGGCTTGACTAATCACGAGGGGGTAACGCAGATCGTCCCCCTCCAGCCCCAGACTATAGAGCCGATCGCCCGGCGTCACAGAATCGCCAGGCTTTAGCTCGATTGCATCGTCCGAAAATGCGAGTACCGCCGGTTCAACGGCTTCGCGCATGCCCTCTTCCGTCGCGGCCGCGACCGACTGGAGCATGGCGCTCATCGCCGGGTCCGGTCCTGGCTGGAGCAGCAACTCATAGGTTCCCGGCTGTAGGCTATAAACGCCGCTCCACTCGAACGGATATTCCGGTTCCAAAAACTTGGGATCGACGTCGAGCGCTCGGTCCAGATCAAAGCCGCCGAGATTGAGCACCTTCTCCATGTCGACGACCGCGTCGCGAGTGCGATGAATCTTGGCAGCTGAATTCATGGCATGGATGCGTGCTTCGAGCTGATCCAACTCCGTGGACGAAACTAGATCGGTCTTGTTCAGCAAGATCACGTCGGCGAAGGCAATTTGCTCCTTCACCTCGTCGCTGTCGTCGATGTGGTCATGCACATGCTTGGCGTCGACGAGCGTCACGACACCATCCAGGCTTAACTTGGACTGAATCTCGTCGTCCATGAAGAACGTCTGGGCGACGGGCCCCGGATCGGCCAAGCCAGTCGTCTCAATCATGATGTAATCGAACTTGTCGCGTCGCTTCATCAGGTTGCCGAGAATGCGAATCAGATCGCCCCGCACCGTACAGCAGATACAGCCGTTGTTCATCTCGAAGATTTCTTC from Planctomycetota bacterium harbors:
- a CDS encoding GTP-binding protein — its product is MATTPVPVTVLTGFLGSGKTTLLNRILSENHGKRIAVIENEFGEVGVDNELVIGAEEEIFEMNNGCICCTVRGDLIRILGNLMKRRDKFDYIMIETTGLADPGPVAQTFFMDDEIQSKLSLDGVVTLVDAKHVHDHIDDSDEVKEQIAFADVILLNKTDLVSSTELDQLEARIHAMNSAAKIHRTRDAVVDMEKVLNLGGFDLDRALDVDPKFLEPEYPFEWSGVYSLQPGTYELLLQPGPDPAMSAMLQSVAAATEEGMREAVEPAVLAFSDDAIELKPGDSVTPGDRLYSLGLEGDDLRYPLVISQAGAYALFTEHHPDEFQAYVVDANGARIAPLHTRGYKPDHEHDEEVTSVGITTPGNLELKRFQGWLRELLATKGTDIFRMKGILSFEGMPERYVFQGVHMLFDGREDRPWGDEPRHNTLIFIGRNLDREELNAGFNACLV